GCAGAGGAGGTGAAGAAAGACCTACGAAACGATTTCCGAAGGCTTTCTGCGAGTTCTTCGTGCTTGAGTTGAGTGAAGGAAAGGAGACAGGAAACTGTCTTCTGAAAAATAAGTACGATCACCAAAAGGGGTGAAAGGTGCTGCCCAATAATGCGGTGAGCGCAGTAAAGGTGGAAAAGCAACATGTTACTGTTGGCGGAACTCTTCGAACAGTTGCACAAACAGGGTTTGCCTTTGGGATAAAAGGATAGGGAATTTAAGGCAAGACATTCGGAAGTTCAATAAACTAAtgtatcaggtcagtgttttctttctctcgtACCACTGTGGTAGCAATTatacctcggagggatgaaagtttTATCGGCTCTGGGACGGTTTCAGTAAATCAGGAGACGCAGTAAAAGCTCTTACCCACTGCGGTGCGCTTGGTCAATGACTGAAACTTTCGCTTTGACCGCCATGACTACCGctttcgaactggtcgagtgGGCGCCAGTATATTTTCCATCTgttccgatcgcgtgccagagtcggcAAATGGTTTTTCCTCTCACGTCGGACACGAAGAGCACCAAGACCTGTACCATCGTGTCTTCCTGTAGTGAGCATGATATCGCGGGAAACCCAGTCACTCACAATCCTGGTCCAACAGTTGTCGTTGAAGGGCATCGCGTGTCCGGCCCACTTTATCTTCCTGTTTTTGGCAAATGCAGCAGCGACTCGATTGAGCGTTGAACAACGCTCactgcattttcttcctgcttgcgtgcctaggtttctgaagcataattcaaagcaggaagtactgTGGTGTTAGAGCAGCAAGTACTGTGGTGTGGTGAGCAGGGAGCCGAgtgttccttttcttcttcattacatctgtgatgctcttatacgctccccaagccactcgtttcctcctgctcAGCTTAGAGATAAGGTcattcttcatgtcgtttgttTATTTCCCTACCTGGACAAACGTAGCTGGCACATTCGAACATGTTTCTTCCGTTGAGTGCAAACTAGGCATCCGAAAGCCGCccgttacgcatgaacatAACCTTTTACAGATTGAGCcaaagaccgatgcatccacatgtttttttccaactcGGTCAGCATCCATACACCTTGGAGGATGTTAGGTGTTATCACAGCGATGTCATCGGCAAGGTGTAAATGATGTGGCTGCCGACCAGCAATCTCCACTCCcttgtcgtcccattccagcaTTCGGATTGCGCCTTCGAGAGTGGGCTGGAATATTGTCGGACTCCTCTCTTCACGGCAATGATGAGATTTTTATAGATTATGGAAATTCTTGTCGTGAAGTTTccgtacaactctcgaagtacctttatgtacttaGTAGGGACACCTTGGTTCATTACATTAGTCCATAACTACTTCCTTCTCGACTAAGCCAGAGGCGTTCTTTAAGTCGACAAAGGCGAgtcagagcggcatcttgtactctcgtgatacctcgatgagtttcgaagcaGTGCGAATGTGGTCAACCGTGCTGAATCTTTTtcaaaaccctgcttgctcgcgtggctgtccttcatccaagactttttcaatcctatcaAGGATCACTCTTGCAAAGAGCTTGTAGGTGACGGATAGTAAAAAGATTGGGCGAtggttgccgatgtcatgtgaattttccttctcattcAATAACATCTCGCTGGTCTTTCACTGTTTAATGACCGTTAATTCCGACAGGTAATATGTGAAGAAGTTTAACGAGAAATGGTGCAggattcttcagatgttcagatttTATCGTGGCATGATAGCATGGTCGTACTTCGGATgagagaacctctggaatgacatgtctgTCTTCCTCCAGATGGTGAAGAGGAAAGTGGACATGGTTGTCgagaagagatcagagtagaagttgtAGATGATCTTCCCATTCCCCTTCTCTCGGTGCAATGGCTGTTTTCTTTGGGTTCCGGAAAACCCTCACCTTTTCTTCTGATTGGCAAATTCTCGACAGGCGTAGCGAATCTTTCTTGTCTGtccagcttcagccaacacttctactattctctctttgaggtcttgttttatcgcctctctgcaaaacctCCTGAGCTGGAAGGTGAGCTCTTGGCTGCCTGCGGATTATGCTGCTCCACGTtagcgtatcagctcaagaaaTTCCGGAGACAGGCGATCTTCGCGATTTTAGGACTTTGAGCCTTCTTGTGCAGTCAGGAAAGTGTTCAACGAACCAATTGTATTCCTCATCAATGCTGttcattgcggaatcttctgAAAACTGGCTGGCATAGCGaaaagatcccagttaatgattgTTCTGGAACTTCCCTCCTTGAGAAGAGAAACCTCTCTTTGAGGCGGAGAAGGTCTGATCCCGTATGGAACTTCgacacaacagcgacatccgtcaggcaaaatCTTTTGTCGTCAGTGATGAGGTCAGTTTTGAAGAACTTCTCTATGTCCATATAGAAGGCtttgacttctttttcttctctgtagcttgatgttggagcgtcacttcaccaactcctctactacCGGATCTACCGGATTACGAACAGTCCTTTTCTAGTTTCATATTCGGCCTTGAAAAGGTGGCATCGTTTCGTCTTGGTAattccgatgacgtcgtactttaTCATCAGGTCTTCAATAGCCGCATCCGATACAAGCGTACGGTCGTTGTGAGTACAGATTGTCACTAcgatccttttcctttttgaaagcGTAGATTACTCCTGAAACCCCGTCCTTCCGGGCTACCCTAAAAAGTTTCCTTCTTAATCAGGAGAATCTTTCTTATTATTGTGAGATGCACATTGTTGCAGGCGACTCTAAACCACCTTCCTCACAGTTCGCAACTAATTGAACGCAGGTTTTTGGCCACACCCACGTGCATTTTACAAagagtcagtcctggcactgcagaaacagggagtccgtCGCCTGAATCCTGCGTCTCTAGGCAGATACAATATCGCTTTTGATTACAGCAATTAGCCCTCTgtccgccacctggggacgcgACACGTAGCCTAGCGACTAACCAGTTGTGAttcctctagtgagggagatccgtgggctGAAACTTTAACTATAGTTAATTCTTAGGGTTCCttctagaatttttggaaGCTCTTTCTCTTGCATTGCTGCTATGCTCGGTCGTCGTTGCCCTGTGATTACCTCTTGGACGTCTACTTACTCTGAGCGGGATGCTAGTAACGATCGTCACGATCATCCTGGCTTCTAACATTCTAGGCAGTCATATGGTTGACACTATCTGTACCATTATTGACATTACCATGCGTTTCCGTTGACCGCACTGGCTGCGGAGAATTTCATTTACGTTAAACAAGAATGTGTGCTTCTGCAGCTATTTCAGGAGATAGCTTTTCCTGATAACAGAAGGCATCCCGAAAGAATATGATTCTTTGCTGCTGAGAAAGAGATCTCGCATGTGACGTTCACGAAAGATTGAGGGACTTATCAGCCACCCAGAAAATTTTGAGCAGCCGAACTCAGCGCTGTCATCTATAAATTTTATTGCACATGCAGTCATAGATATCCAGTGTGATTATGAGAAATGTTTAAATGTAAGCAACCAACAATCTAGCGACAATCCGGTTAAATTGTCGTGTAACACCGAGAAAGCGATCCTGTGATACTATATACtgtcatgatatataataacggacttattctgtcacgcacgtgcgtgcgtgtgtgtgtgtgtgagtcacgAAGTTCAGAAAGacgggtgcgatgggtccaccggcgtcgagttggtgcctcgacgctaggaagctataaaatggggtgctacgggtccaccggcgccagacacttatagaaggaggtgcgacgggtccaatggcgtcgaattcgtgcacTAACACCAGATAGCTTTGAAATGGGGTGtgatgggtcccacggcgtcggatcggtacgcaataactttgtgcagatgtcgcgaaaggtaaatTAAACGTTGCAACCGTTCCATATTCATGGCCACTGCACGTGATGCACTGCACGTCTATGAATCCCCCAAGTATCTacttccttgcacgtttgcctcaacttggtgtcatgccttcttcaaaatGTGGAAACACCCccacaaacggctgcttaaatagtacccaacagcttacgtgatctgatgtggaacttatctttatcagtacgatgatgctATTTACGtagttttatgttaaaacatcattctttgatagctgctggggaaaacaggaagaacacccatacttcgagtaatgctttagaactgtgtctatattatatagaaaccgaagaagtgtttgaagctaaagtttgaatattctcaaaatggtGAGCTGACGCGTtgaaaagaagactatgaaattttttgcctttatttatagtaaaaaaagagagaagaaaacgttgctagaaaaagagaattctgattttacagaaaatgtcattacTATGAACttccattgatcagtgaaggggagcaaagctaaaatcacagaaagtctgaagtccggttttagccggacattcagacttgTACTACTATACTattgaaaaggaaataaagaaaaaggagaaaggaagCAGTATGGAAGatccgaaataaaaatagttgcGGTTGATGGATCTGTACTAAAAAACTGTACTAGGAAGAAGTGCGGATTCAATTATGAAGTTGCAGCTGCAGGGAAAAGAATTCGAAGGAAAAGCTAGcgaaaaggaggaagaagaagtcTTTGAATGTAACCTTCTTCTGTCTTCGAAAGCAAGTGCTGGCCATCTTCCCCATCAAGTATAAAGGGCAGTAGGCAACAAAAGCTAGTCAATTTGAAACAAGTCAAAAAGCAAAAGCTAGTCAATTTGAAATAGTCTTgcatacttaaaggcatcactccacgaatctgagttggtacggatttcaggtggagtattcgtatacgggatgggagactatggagagggcgtgattccgtccatttcttcctaattgccgtaaaaaagggcccggaagatacggcttcaggcattctggcgcactattttctacaaggagttcgactggagcgcgccagacttgtgcggcgccgcatcttcgggccgttttttacggcaattaggaagaaatggacggaatcaccccctctccatagtctcccatcccgtatacgaatactcaacctgaaatcagcaccacctcagattcgtggggtgatgcctttaatgtaatAGAGTAATCAGAAAGAACAGAGTAGATTCCTAAATCTGTTCCGGCGAATTTTCACGATGTTTGCTGTGGATACCTGCCTGTGCTTTGATGCAAATTATGCGTAACTTTTTCAAGGATACATGGGGTTGAAATGAAGTAGGTTATTCAAGGACATTCAGAGAACCGTGTATTCACTTGTGTCCTGAGCGCAGGTAAACACCGACAATAAAGAGCTAATTTTATTCTGCCGCGATTAACGAGTTTGGACAAATCTTTGGAATTTGTGCCTTATAATAAACTGCTAGAGATAAATTACCCCCAATAAAGCATAATGTTGGAAAACTGTTCTTCGAACCGCTACCAGTTGAAAATGAATCATACTGGTTTCAtgcttcaagttttttttttctgcaactaaAAACAGCTAGATGTACCATCAGACCGGTATTGTTGATTCTCTATGTTATATCTGAGCTTATCGAAGACTCTCAAGTCatctaaaacaaacaaatgctGCAGATAGGTCTgagaaaacgagaagaaagtAAAGCAGAACGCAAAGACAGCAAAGCAAGAAAGCATAGAGCTATGTCGAAAGCTACGGTTGGCACCAGGATTTGAGGGAGGGAAATGGAAATGGAGGACAAGAGGGGAATCTGGATTGCTCGACTTTCAAGCGTGGTGGAACTCTTGACTTTCTGTATTTCTCTGCTTCTTTTCAACCTTTTATCATGTCAGCTAAGTGATTTTCTGTTAGAACAGTTAATACAACATCTCGAATTTACTCTATGTTTTGAGGGtgtcttattttttgaaagcgcatggaaaaaaaaactaaatttgaaaaatttaaaatttatccaTTAAAAAGATCAAAGAGATGAGAAAAATACTGACAAAAAATAGATCCGCGAACTTAGGAGAAAGagacggaaaagaaaaagaagaataaaaagcaGACCTACCTTTCTGTCAACGCAAAGTGCTCCGAGAATCTTTACCTTTACTTGGAAATTAGTGTAAGCTACTGGAATGACATTCCGTAGGGaccagaaagagaaaaagaaagataagaaaaaacttcGCTCGACAAGGGTCAGAGAACTGTGTGACTTTACTGATACTAACTTCGGAGGAATTGCCGACacagaaaaaactcaaaaaaaaaaccttcgacCTGAGTGCATTTTCAGGAAATAGCTGACTCGTAGTTTCATATTCTCATATTCATCTCGTAGGGATGAAGGGCCTGGTTCGAACATGTAGaatgtatttctttttactaACTCTCGATGTAGCACCTTCGTCAGCTACAGTGAACAATTTTGAACACACATATTATGTTGGGTACCAGAACGTTCTGGTACCCAACATAATACATAACATAATATGTGTgttcaatgatgatattcttgtagaattgCGCctttctacaagaatatcatcattgacgtgaagaggggggttcgacagggtgacacaatctcacccaaaatattcacagccaccttcgagaacgcaatgcgaaagttggaatgggacgacaagggagtgaaggttgatggtcggcagctacaccatttgcgctttgctgatgacatcgtactgataacacccagcatcagccaagcggaacgaatgctgaccgaattcgacgaaacatgtgtatgcatcggtcttcagctgaatctacaaaagaagatgttcatgtggaacggatgggtctcggatgccccattcacgctcaacggaacgaacatatccgaatgcaccagctacgtttatctgggtcgggaactgaacatgatgaacgacctgacccccaagctgggcaggaggagacgagcggcttggggagcgtacaagagcatcgagaatgtagtgaagaaggccaggaacacccggctccgtgctcacctcttcaacactaccgtacttcctgccttgacctatgcttcggaaacctgggcatttcgcaagcaggaagaaaacgcggtgagcgtcattgaatgcgcaattgagagagtgatgctaggagtatcccgtttcacgcaagtgagggacgggattcgaagttctctccttcgtcagcgatcgaagattagagacgccgcagcgtttgccaaggaaagtaaaataaggtgggccggacatgTGATgtgctttaacgacaaccgttggaccagagccgtgagcgactgggttccccgcgatattaagcgcactacgtgaagaccgccgacccgatggtcagatttcttcacgaagtcctttaaagaaaagtatgatgctcttcgtttcccacgcgaaaggaggaacctctgggctactctggcacgcgaccgggacaaatgaaagaattactggcgcccgctcgaccagttcgaagatcaacgggagtcaaggtgatcaaggtgaccaGAACGTTCTGAATAATTCCCTGACTACACATATAAATGCTAAACATTTCACCCAAGTTTTAGAAACCAGTGCGAATCCTGAACAACTCTTCCTTCTACAGTAACATATCCGCGGGACATGCCCATGACAGGCGGAGGTGTGAAGGTAATTGGCGAGAATTAAGAAAACTTtgctgttttcaaattgtacgTTTGTCACAACTAAATTCTGGTATATTTGAATTCAGCGGCTGATTGATTGGTATTATCGAAATTTAATTCTACCCACTCCAAGGAGTTCAGACGGTTTGCGACCGATTAATTCGTCGGCAACGGATTTTGGGGATCAAGTTAGTAGCAGTGCTGCAGTAAGTGTTCAAGACTGAGAAGACTCTCTTATCAACATAGTAGAATGTTCTCTgttaatttctgaaatttcaacCTGGCGTATggattttcaacttttatcCGTTGAAGTGGAGATCAAAGAATCAGAGAAGGGGAAGGCAGTACTTTGCAATCCTACTCTCCTGTCGAACCAAGTACAGCGAGAAGCTTCCCCAGTTTACTCGGAAGTTAAacgcagcatatcacgaatggGATAAGGGAACCCGGAAGAAAAGGTAAAGATGGGGTTATAGGATCCGATGTAGTTACGCTCATCTCTGCCGTGGAAAACGCcctttttcacgacgatttcagttgaaaTCTTAGGGTGTAATCCTAGTGTATGGGCTGCATCGACATGCAAGCAGTCGAAGATtagtggttctgctcatcagTCTATTaaggtaaaaaaattaatgctgaggaaccggagcgtgtacatagaggcgcgttcGAAAGTACATCGTAGGAACTAAGTCGGTCCCTATGctgtttttaggacgattagggagagaagGGAGAACAACCTCGGATTCCGCGTTTCCCGCTGATTCCCTTTCCGTGTCAGATCCGCAGTATGCTGGTTTTGAAGGTCTGATTCATCTGAACACCATTCAGTGGTGGATCCGAAAGAAGCTCTGTATAAGAAACAtgaggaaatgaatgaaattttttgtgttcttcaaacaactgaatgaatgaaattttttgtgttcttcaaACAACTTCTCCTCTCAATTTCAATCGAAGCAGCAACAGTATACGTGCATGGGGAAATAGTGAGCTGTGAGAAGGCACCAGACAGAGGAATAGAAATCAGTAATAGTAAGTAGTATTCAAATAGCATTCCCATTAATAAATTAACTGGAATACTCCTTTTCttctaaagagaaaaaagctttcaggaaaaaagaggaacttcAACTATAGAAGTCTAGgaaataacgaaaataaaacaaactgAACTCGCtttgaattaaaggcatcactctatgaatctggggtggtgcgagtttcaggtaggttatgcctatgcggggtcgtagattacgtgGAGGAGGGTGaatccgcccatttcttcccaattgccgtaaaaaaacggcccggaaaatgccggacatgcacaaggctagcgcgatCCATTCGacctcgttgtagaaaatagcatcccggaacgctcgaagccacatcttccgaaccgttttttacggcaattaggaggaaatggacggaatcaccttcccttcataatctacgaccctgtttaggcataacccactcgaaactcgcaccaccccaaatgtgggtgatgtctttaaagtaGTGTTGTGGTAGGCATTTGGAAGCATTTGAACTGCTACCTTTTCTAACTCGTATGTTTTTCACATATTCTAGTCCTATTTGTTTTGCACTCTTTCTGCAGTATTCGGTTGACAACACCCCACCCCTAGATGCATGCTGAGAAATTGGGCCTCTCCACGATGACCAAGTTCATTTTCCTGAGCAGTGCAGCTGTACTCGCAAGAAGCATATAGACTTGTACcacataaatttattttctccattctGTCTTCGAAAAGTACCAGTGAACCAGACACAATGCTTAAGGAATTAAACGAAGTAGAGAAGAGGTTGAGAttgcaaataaacagaaagaagacaccgTTCATGGTTTATAAAGAACGTCTACTGCGAAGACCGAGTAGTACAACTAAAGGGCTCGCAAATTGTCATAGGTTAACCTTGGAtgttctatgaatatggaaaacgacttgaaggaagaaattaTCAGAAGGATGAGAGCGGCCTCTGTCGCATCCATCAGGAAcactacggaccaactgagaTCAACTAAGACCTACCAAGATCTCCGTGCCCATCCGTCCGACACGACAGTTCTTCCAACAGCTATTCGATTGTCAatgtgaagcaagagccaTGATTGTTATCAGTCATCTTTACCTTTACGCCTAAAGTTTCGATGGTTGCAATAATGTTACCGCACCTCCTCATTATGGAATCTTATCGCTAAGGCTAGTTAGTATGCGACCAGCATATGACCCTCAAGATCCGGGAAGGTCTTGCTACAGAGTCAACACATTGGTCACAGCTATGTACGCTTGCTTTCTAATCATCTTTGAGTGTTTTTGGTTCATTCAGAACGCCAATAGAGCTCTGAGAGTCAAAGTTTTGAAGACAAAGTATACATTGTCTGTGATGAACTCTGTCCCTGAGTTGCTGGATTCGATTCGCTGGATTCCAGTGTATTGGTTCCACGTCGGGCCGCGTATatgagtctgattgctacttgCTCGTGGTGGTCCTGTTGTAACTGCACGCAACGAGGCGTTCGGCTGTGCGCAGTGTACGAGCTACATAACCTatactgttatatggcgaaagagtCTTACACATTGcagaaaggtgctgtcgtccagcacctTTTCGCAATGTATAGGACTCTTTCGCCATAGCAAACAGCCTGAAGGACAACTGCCTGAACGGAACATGGAATCTCTGctaacaaccattcgtttcgttatgctgaactgccgaacactgtcgagtgaactccgaCAAACCGGCTTGTCTAGGCTTCTGGAATATCCCTCTGtgccgtttgctgcattgcagtgaacacgcatgagagattgGCCCGTGACCAGCACCAAAGATTACACCGTATACTgggtttcctgcagtgcatgTACTGAGGCGGTGCTGATGAGAGGAAAGTatgtggctgcgcgatagctgtgtgAAACGgttacaacaacctggtggaggaatttggctcaacgtcgtctagatgcgcctttgtacgactgtgggtcgcagaggacgtaaacccTGGATAGTAAGTGCCCACACACCTACAGAAACCGTTGAGGACAACAGTACGGACGCCTTCTACGATGAAATCAATGCGTTGAGATCTAAAGTCTAAAATA
The Necator americanus strain Aroian chromosome I, whole genome shotgun sequence genome window above contains:
- a CDS encoding hypothetical protein (NECATOR_CHRI.G2440.T1); the protein is MRKLEWDDKGVKVDGRQLHHLRFADDIVLITPSISQAERMLTEFDETCVCIGLQLNLQKKMFMWNGWVSDAPFTLNGTNISECTSYVYLGRELNMMNDLTPKLGRRRRAAWGAYKSIENVVKKARNTRLRAHLFNTTVLPALTYASETWAFRKQEENAVSVIECAIERVMLGVSRFTQVRDGIRSSLLRQRSKIRDAAAFAKESKIRWAGHVMCFNDNRWTRAVSDWVPRDIKRTT
- a CDS encoding hypothetical protein (NECATOR_CHRI.G2441.T1) produces the protein MPMTGGGVKRLIDWYYRNLILPTPRSSDGLRPINSSATDFGDQVSSSAAAGKAAQADDEESQTAGRLRSDEEHPLVRYPKTQSCLGRCLRL